The DNA segment aaaataaaatatatgcttcggattttgtttttgttatttatttactcAGCCAGTAATTATGGCTAGCAGGCTTTGTCTAACGGCCGGAAGAGAGCAAAGCAGAGATCCAAAGATGCCAGTGAGAGCATATGCAATTGCACAAAATGGAAGAGCCTCAGGTTCCTTTGCGGATAACGCAGCCGTTCCCAATCCGTGCGCACTGATCACAacaattatatcataatattttttttataagaaatattttactaaactaaacattaattttgaaaaagttaATTTGATGGAGATGGCCGGCTATACGAACAAGATTGGGGTCCAAATATATAAGAATAAATGTGTATGATAGGAATTAGGAATGTAACTCAATTCAAACGTAGCCTAGAGATTTTTCTTTGGGTTCACATGTTACTATATTATATTTagatgttatatatgatgattAATTGTATATGATCAGTCCATATATAATGATCAAATGTTGAATCTAGGTACCTTGATGCGGTTGCTATTCCTCGAGCGATGGGGTCGCGGAATCCTAATCGGTCAAGAGTTGCCTGAACGAAGTTGGCGCCCACAAGTCCCGTCACCACGACTACAGCAGCTGTGAGCGATGGATTGGGACCTTAAAAACGAAAATGGAGCATTTTTCTTGATCAGATGGATTGAGAAAATTGACATCGAGTTAAAAGTGTAGAAATAATTAACGCAAGTTTTCGACCTTCAAAGAAAGTCACAATGCTGAGGGCAAGTGCCACAGTGATGCATCTGGGCAGGATTGAGACGGTCAGGGACGGTTCCAGGCCGACTAGGCGTCCTATGATAGCAGTGGAGTACAAAGAAAACAAGGTGGATATTATGACTGAAGTGAATATTTCTGATGCATGTCTCTTAACCAGctgcaaattttttaaaaccaggggaaaaaaaacattaatcaGTCACTGTTTCAAGCACTTGTAGTGAAACAAAACTTGGGTTTTGGACATTTTGCAGCCTGCAGCATATTTTTGTCGCTATTCCGACGAGTAGAAACTCAGCTTGTTCAAAATTTTGTAAAGAGAAGCTGGAAACAAGTCTTTTACGCGTTTCCAAACACTATCTTAGATTCAAATGAGAGTGATTAAGTAGGAagaggatcagttacctttctTTGTCGGAACATGGAGAAGGCGAAGGAGAGTATGACAGATCCAAGAAATCCCATTAAAATGTCACCAGCTCCAGGATTTGATGAAGCCTTAGTAAGGTAATAGCctgtaattttaatttttaccaTAAAACATCCACAGTTTTTTGCATGGAAATTTTGTTAGAATGTTACCAAGAACAGGATTAAGCCCGCAATTCGACAGTTTTCCATAAGCCAATGCTGCTAATTCTGCTGAGACCGTACAGCAGATAATGGGATGGAAAACCGTTTTCACTTGAGTCGGAAGCCTAAAAACACGAAAAAATGACCCTAAAACTGAGAAACATAACAGGTAAGAACACATAAACAGAACCAACATATATATGTATTGGGTTGAGCAAATTCTTGTTATGGTTACCCGGAACCGATTATGTAGCCTAGCACAGTAGAAGCCAGGAGAAATGGCAGGCATGTTCTAGCATTGGTTCCTAGTGCAGTAGGGTAGAGAAATGCTGACACGAATGATACGAGGAAGATACCGCCCCAAAACCATAATTCGAGTGAAGTGAAGGGAGAAGGCTTAGGCATTGGTTCGGCTGGTATCATTTCTGTTTTAACCATTTTTCTCACTGCTATAGCTGTAAAACCTGCCACAGACAGTGAAGCCAGCCAACCTCCAACTGCAGTAAAGTAGATAGCAAAAAAAAACTCCGTGTGATGCATTTGTTTGCAGCAGGAATGAGCCAGGCCTCTTTGGTTAAAAGATGCAAAGCTTGAAAAGAAACAAGTCTTTTATTTTCCTAGACTAGATCAAGCAAATGTTATGTCCGCCGTCGTACTTTAGAATCAAACATCTTTGGCATTGATTGTAACAAGATAACTTCTTATTTTCATTAGTGGAAAAAGAATCTGATTTCAAGTTGCAAATGCCAACAAGTTTCTTGATCCGAACTTCCGAATGCTGTCTTAAAACATGATCAAGCATacaaaaatatggtacaaacaGAAAACAACATACAAGTGGACATCCGAAACTTGGGATTTTCAAGCTGCAGAATCCGAATAAGATAACTGGATCAGTCACATTACCTACAATGAGAAGGATTTTAAATCCAGAAGCAGCAGGTATATCTTTGACAGCAAGAGGCAGAACCACCAAAGAAGGCACGTAAAACAACGGCAGCCACCGTTGAATAAACAGCAGCGCCGGCTGAAAAAAGTCGAGCAGAGTAGTCGCTGCGTCGGGGATGGTGGCATCAAGAACCACCAAAATGGTGAATATACAGAACATCCCAAATAAAGCACTCGGGAACTTAATGGCAGCATCCACAAATGCCTTCTTCAATAGCTTATCCATGAATACTATGATCCCCAACGAAACCGCCAAATGCAACAGCTTTAAAACCTGAAAAAAGAAACAGAGAAGCTCCTGAATATATGAAAAATGCATCTTCGGCTTATCAAGTCATCCCATCTAATCTAATGAACTCCTCGAATGATACTTATGCATTAGTACTACTTACCATTGTTTGAACTCCTCCAGAAGTTAAACCAGCCTCTGATCCAGAGGATTTCACAGCAACCATTTTCTTGGAGTGAGTTTTAGGAGCTTCGAAAACCGATAATCTTGAATCGGGTCCAAGAGCATTAACGGGTGGCAGAGTTTCGGCCGCTTTGCCATAGCTGTCGTCTGCTTTTCGAGCTCCAACTGAGCAAACCGGAAACAATGGTGACCAGAGTTTTCTG comes from the Henckelia pumila isolate YLH828 chromosome 1, ASM3356847v2, whole genome shotgun sequence genome and includes:
- the LOC140893701 gene encoding plastidal glycolate/glycerate translocator 1, chloroplastic, with translation MASISHFPSPFLVHRGVIPNQVRLASVKKPRKLWSPLFPVCSVGARKADDSYGKAAETLPPVNALGPDSRLSVFEAPKTHSKKMVAVKSSGSEAGLTSGGVQTMVLKLLHLAVSLGIIVFMDKLLKKAFVDAAIKFPSALFGMFCIFTILVVLDATIPDAATTLLDFFQPALLFIQRWLPLFYVPSLVVLPLAVKDIPAASGFKILLIVVGGWLASLSVAGFTAIAVRKMVKTEMIPAEPMPKPSPFTSLELWFWGGIFLVSFVSAFLYPTALGTNARTCLPFLLASTVLGYIIGSGLPTQVKTVFHPIICCTVSAELAALAYGKLSNCGLNPVLGYYLTKASSNPGAGDILMGFLGSVILSFAFSMFRQRKLVKRHASEIFTSVIISTLFSLYSTAIIGRLVGLEPSLTVSILPRCITVALALSIVTFFEGPNPSLTAAVVVVTGLVGANFVQATLDRLGFRDPIARGIATASSAHGLGTAALSAKEPEALPFCAIAYALTGIFGSLLCSLPAVRQSLLAIITG